The Gossypium hirsutum isolate 1008001.06 chromosome D06, Gossypium_hirsutum_v2.1, whole genome shotgun sequence genome contains the following window.
ATCTTCTTATCTGTTCTGCCCATTTTTCCTTCTCTCtctatttctttatatttttaaggatTAAATGAAATAGACATGGATTAGCTTAGCCCTATTGTTGTTGGTCTGGTCCCAAATCTTCCCTTTGTTATCCATATTTCTGTGCTTATAAATCCTTAATCTACGCCACCCCTTCACTCCTTGTTTTTATCTTTCCCTTCTTTAAACCTCTATAGATGGAAGTGCTGATGGGACCTACCTTCTCCATCGACGTTGCCGCATCGGCCGCGGCCTACACTAGAGACCGCTCTAAGGATACGATTCCCTCTCCTTGCTTGTTTATCAAGGACGATGAAGCTTGTCCCGGCTCGGATCCCAGGTCTCCGGATCTATCCTCTGATAGTTCCTCCTCGATCGGCTCCCCCGGAGACAGCGACGTTGAAGAAGAAGACGACGGCGTCGTTTCATCCGGGGAAAGTAAAGGCTTGTCTTTCGACTCCTTAGAAGACTCTCTTCCCATCAAGTTAGTATCGATTTTTTTCTTcgtttttttgtaattttctctgGTCTGATTTTCATCtgatcttttttattattattattcttttggtTTTAGGAGAGGATTATCGAATCACTACGTGGGAAAATCAAAATCATTCGCAAACCTATCTGACATAAACTCAGTGAAAGAGCTGCAAAAAGTGGAGAGCCCCTTCAACAAGAGGAGGAGATTATTGCTTGCAAATAAATGGTCAACGAGGTCCAGGAAATCATCTTTCTATTCATGGCAAAACCCCAATTCCATGCCTCTTCTTGCTTTGGTTGAAGACGATGAAGATACAGACAACAACAGCCACAATAAACAAACACCATCATCATCGCCGCCTTCATTGTCCTCCTCCTCGTCGGAGTGCGAAAAAATAACATCAACGAAACCTAAGTTGCAGCAAAGCAATCTGAGGGCTAGTTTCCAGTCTCAAAGTTGTCTTTCTCTTACGGATCTGCACGTACAAGTAGATCATCAATAACCcggtttttgttttctttttcaccaTGAAAAATGCATTAGGATTTAGATTACTCGCCAAAAAATTTTACCATCAAAGTATATACGTAAAACTTTTAgaactttttttatataaataaaatcttttcactgattttatttttgttttttgggGGATAGACAATTAGTTTGTAGGTATATGGATGATGGTGGGATGGATGATTTTTGTTTTGTCATGTTGTGGTGATGAATGAATGGGGGGGACGGCGTTGATATTTCAGTGTTAATAGACCAATGTCTTTGCTTTATCATCACCATCATCTATTTTATCTAGGAATAGTATTGGTTGAATATAGTGAAGGAATTTTAATTTTCCAAACATCACTcacctatttttttttattttttattttgcattATGCTTTTATGATATTTATGgtattaacaattaatttttattaaaactttaaattattactttttaaaataaatatcaaatcatATATTAAGTTGGATGAATGATGTTAATGTGTTTTCAGAGATGCGTGCCAACTACCAATGATGACGGGTTAGGTGGAAGAAAGATGCCGGAaagcttctttctttttaatattcaattattattttaattatctttttaaaagtaattaaagtttttatttttattttagattttgatatccCGTAATCATAACCCCCTTTAATTAAATCCAGAGTCAAATGATAAAAATCTTTTAGGGTTTTTTCtggataatatatattaattaaatgaaaatataattattaattactataaaaaaatattagtatgataaaaataatttctaagcaaataaaaaataaaataaaatcatcatatatattatgttagtattaaaaaataattgataatatgattactaataaaaataagcatcatataaaattttatctaattgttttaCTCCATATTTGTTAGCTTATTCCCTCTTTAATAATTAACATATGCTTTTTATAATCATTTGCTGCTCATTAACCGAATTCATCATCATCTAAATTGAAATCTGCATCATTAGGATCATCAGCATCTCGTATAGATCCTCTCAATTCCACGTATaattgaagttatgaaatatgcaacatTTTAGTACGATTCAACCTTATTTCTTTATAACATACTAAGGTGGTGATGTTAAcatgtgaaatatttttttagaacaaaaatATCCTCTCAACCACATTTTGAAACATTGAATATCTCAAATTGAAAACTTCACGAGTTGTATATAGTGTTTGTGTTTAGTACCATTCTCTTAAATGGTATCATATTTCACGATATGGTGCAAGAAAATCCTTTCTATTTGCATAACTAACATCGACCTTATAATATTTGGGTTTACAATCCAAATAGTTTGTagctttaattaaaaaaattatttaaatttaatttgaagaaAGGTTTATGCTAGGTTTTATcaagttttaaaattcataaattaagtaaaaataatataaaatttaaaatacataacctttgttaaaaatttttataaattatccaaaactttcataatatttcttataaataatatatttttttgtcataactttagaaagttattttttataaataagttatgataaaaaaagttataatattttttattaacgtgaaatattatttttataatatataacatgaacaaataaataagtcTTGactataactttttataaataaatatatcataatacttttataacatgtaaattattttttataaaaaactttTTGGTcataattttggaaattttttagcATTTAAATAATTAGAAAGTGTAATTAAGGTGCTCCAATTACATTTAATTCAGTGAGACCTATCAAgagaaaagattgtatgaaattgtgattccatgtcattcatatccctttctaataggagaatgacaaatcagatttttcctcttgatttttagcttttttctcctgaaaaaaattcaaatctaattaaaaatactaaaagtcaggaggaaaaatataatttgtcattctcctattaaAAAAGAATATAGATAACGTGGAAGCACAATTTCAAAAAATTCCTTTTCCAGCCGGTGAAACCTTATTTAAATAATAGCAAAATTGTTGGAGGGAGCGAATGGTTTTATTTTTGTAAGGGGAAACATGAAGTGGGGTTGTATTTAGGTAGATAAGATAGGATAAGATGGGATGCACCCACTTTgtgattgtgatatttgaattttggaaccctaataataatataattgaaAAAAAGC
Protein-coding sequences here:
- the LOC107901632 gene encoding uncharacterized protein, giving the protein MEVLMGPTFSIDVAASAAAYTRDRSKDTIPSPCLFIKDDEACPGSDPRSPDLSSDSSSSIGSPGDSDVEEEDDGVVSSGESKGLSFDSLEDSLPIKRGLSNHYVGKSKSFANLSDINSVKELQKVESPFNKRRRLLLANKWSTRSRKSSFYSWQNPNSMPLLALVEDDEDTDNNSHNKQTPSSSPPSLSSSSSECEKITSTKPKLQQSNLRASFQSQSCLSLTDLHVQVDHQ